In Paenibacillus sp. G2S3, a single window of DNA contains:
- the yycH gene encoding two-component system activity regulator YycH — MKERLKSWILALLVLGSLVESYYLIYRLPGADSAVLSENLYVKTDNMGPEEKVENLLYPDKMIIHMGDNKHTLFYPDSTFYSLIMNRLKGRGFESFQRHSVQDYDWDKIRNENPGIELSFGSGIPVTLLQRVMQLSPDSLFEGESIDRIWIYNIKNDSKAHAIFFSTRGDIIYEAAKADLTVQDVQQHVDFGKNWTPYKSVDGDYYLPDSKISLVQVEMPSGMYTIEQMQNNLFFDVGSTRYIREKNGSEIYTDSKRSLQVDKERNWMSYSDPAALPAGDSTPAKDALEAVEFVNQHGGWNGTYRLEATEEGRQERKVSFQQYYGSYPYGSYPIMSNSQLQYGVINLELQQGTVSSYERSLIFIDESKAEKKIVELSGGVELENQLSVVSKTSGVKDLTPAYVPVVKEDKLQLLPVWKVTLIDGSVLTLN, encoded by the coding sequence ATGAAGGAGAGATTGAAGTCATGGATTCTAGCCTTGCTCGTGCTGGGAAGCCTTGTTGAGAGTTACTATTTGATTTATCGCTTGCCTGGTGCAGACTCAGCGGTACTCTCCGAGAATCTATATGTGAAGACAGACAATATGGGACCGGAGGAAAAGGTTGAGAACCTGCTATACCCTGACAAAATGATCATCCATATGGGCGACAACAAGCATACGCTTTTTTATCCAGACTCAACGTTCTATAGCTTAATTATGAATCGGTTAAAAGGGCGCGGGTTTGAAAGCTTCCAGCGGCACTCGGTACAGGATTATGATTGGGATAAGATTCGCAATGAGAATCCGGGTATTGAGCTTTCGTTCGGATCCGGCATTCCGGTAACGTTACTTCAGCGGGTTATGCAGCTGTCGCCCGATTCCCTATTTGAAGGAGAAAGCATCGATCGCATTTGGATCTATAATATTAAGAATGACTCCAAAGCGCATGCTATTTTCTTTAGTACAAGAGGCGACATCATATATGAAGCGGCAAAAGCGGATTTAACCGTGCAAGACGTGCAGCAGCATGTGGATTTCGGTAAGAACTGGACGCCTTACAAGTCAGTAGACGGAGATTATTATTTGCCAGACAGTAAGATTTCTCTGGTTCAGGTTGAGATGCCTTCAGGCATGTATACCATAGAACAAATGCAGAACAATCTTTTCTTCGATGTTGGAAGTACTAGATATATTCGCGAGAAAAATGGCTCGGAGATCTATACGGACAGCAAACGGAGTCTTCAGGTCGATAAGGAACGGAATTGGATGAGCTATAGCGATCCTGCCGCACTTCCAGCCGGAGACAGTACACCTGCCAAGGATGCGCTTGAAGCTGTAGAATTTGTGAACCAACATGGTGGATGGAACGGAACCTATCGTCTTGAAGCTACCGAGGAGGGGAGACAGGAGAGAAAGGTCTCTTTTCAACAATATTACGGCTCCTATCCGTATGGCTCCTATCCGATTATGAGTAATTCGCAGCTGCAGTATGGTGTAATTAATCTGGAATTGCAGCAAGGTACCGTATCCTCTTATGAACGCTCTTTAATCTTTATTGATGAGAGTAAAGCAGAGAAGAAAATTGTAGAGCTATCTGGAGGCGTGGAGCTAGAGAATCAATTGTCTGTAGTCAG
- the yycF gene encoding response regulator YycF: protein MQMGTILVVDDEQPIADILKFNLEKEGYEVICAFDGNSAVELALSKKPDLMLLDLMLPGKDGMDVCREVRSAHLDIPIIMLTAKDGEIDKVLGLELGADDYVTKPFSTRELLARVKAQMRRQHKPSQAGVTSEPAENKQGIYHFDLFIDTDMYLVYKGGEPLDLTHREYELLYYMIKHAGKVMTREHLLQAVWGFEYFGDVRTVDVTIRRLREKIEENPSKPEYIYTRRGLGYLMHSPKSGGL, encoded by the coding sequence ATGCAGATGGGAACGATTCTGGTAGTAGACGATGAACAGCCTATTGCTGATATATTGAAGTTTAATCTAGAAAAAGAAGGCTACGAGGTTATTTGTGCTTTTGATGGTAACAGCGCAGTGGAACTGGCATTGTCCAAAAAGCCTGATCTTATGCTGCTTGATCTTATGCTACCTGGCAAGGACGGGATGGATGTTTGCCGTGAGGTTCGTTCTGCACACTTGGACATTCCTATCATTATGCTTACTGCCAAAGACGGAGAGATTGATAAGGTGCTTGGCCTAGAGCTTGGCGCGGATGACTATGTGACCAAACCATTTAGTACACGTGAGCTGCTCGCCAGAGTTAAAGCCCAAATGCGGAGACAGCACAAACCGTCACAGGCAGGAGTGACGAGTGAGCCTGCAGAGAACAAGCAGGGCATTTATCATTTTGATTTGTTTATTGATACGGATATGTATCTGGTATATAAAGGCGGGGAACCGCTTGATTTGACGCATCGTGAATATGAGTTGCTCTACTATATGATCAAACATGCGGGTAAGGTAATGACCCGGGAGCATTTACTGCAGGCTGTGTGGGGATTCGAGTATTTCGGTGATGTGCGGACCGTAGACGTGACGATCCGTCGTCTAAGAGAGAAAATTGAGGAGAATCCCAGCAAGCCGGAATATATTTATACTCGGCGCGGACTTGGCTATTTGATGCATAGCCCTAAAAGCGGAGGACTGTGA
- the walK gene encoding cell wall metabolism sensor histidine kinase WalK, translating to MKWWSFFRTIQAKLIIIYVLLILIAMQLIGVYFVSSMKNSLTDNFTKDLKARAEMLSILTADKFGSEAGTADEETAVESLRGMVNNLYINGAEIQVLDASGKIITTSVPSQNDYVGQRNTQTVVNRALQGISDNEEYIIADDNVRKKVVAKPVLSGDKVVGAIYIAADMKDLYATMGRINSVFISGLLLALGLTVVLCVILAHTITQPIKEMTRHATAVAEGRFNRKMPVLGNDEIGQLSQAFNYMTGRLREALSQNEEEKEKLTSILTNMSDGVVATDENGVVILMNLRAALMLGTEGPLPEGAPLDKLLGLDYEQSGSLAKGNAQSAMLHLTHMGGEDSNIVRVTFTPIHRREGGIAGTIAVLQDVTEQENLEESRREFVANVSHELRTPLTTIKSYVEALDDGALEDPQLAVRFVGVIRNETERMIRLVTDLLHLSRLDSKEALLRIQQTDITEMLEDVADRFSFQIRQKRIDISTRVRRDVSTAWLDRDQIDQVLGNLVSNALKYTPEGGTIELEALKSEDGMLSISVRDSGIGIPKKDIERIFERFYRVDKARSRNMGGTGLGLSIAREIVKAHGGSISLQSELNEGSKVTFTLPLNEQRGSEA from the coding sequence ATGAAGTGGTGGTCCTTTTTCCGGACAATTCAGGCCAAGCTTATTATTATTTATGTGCTGCTGATTCTGATAGCTATGCAGTTAATTGGAGTCTATTTTGTCAGCTCGATGAAGAACTCGTTAACGGATAACTTCACGAAGGATCTTAAAGCACGTGCGGAGATGCTGTCCATCTTGACTGCTGATAAATTTGGCAGTGAGGCTGGTACCGCGGACGAGGAAACGGCTGTAGAAAGTCTGCGAGGTATGGTCAATAATCTCTACATTAACGGGGCCGAGATTCAAGTCCTTGATGCTAGCGGCAAAATCATCACCACCTCCGTGCCCTCGCAGAACGACTATGTGGGACAGCGTAACACTCAGACCGTAGTGAATCGTGCCTTGCAGGGGATCAGCGATAATGAAGAATATATTATTGCCGATGATAATGTGCGTAAAAAGGTTGTGGCCAAGCCGGTACTTTCTGGTGACAAGGTAGTAGGAGCAATCTATATTGCTGCTGACATGAAAGATTTATATGCCACCATGGGCAGGATCAACAGTGTATTCATCTCTGGTTTGCTGTTAGCCTTGGGACTGACAGTTGTCCTATGTGTTATTCTTGCACATACCATTACGCAGCCGATTAAAGAAATGACTAGGCATGCAACAGCTGTTGCTGAGGGCCGGTTCAATCGAAAAATGCCCGTACTAGGCAACGATGAAATTGGACAACTCAGTCAGGCATTTAATTATATGACCGGCAGATTGCGTGAGGCGCTCTCGCAGAATGAGGAAGAGAAGGAGAAGCTCACCTCCATTCTGACGAACATGAGCGACGGTGTTGTAGCCACGGATGAGAATGGTGTAGTCATTCTGATGAACCTTCGAGCAGCACTTATGCTGGGAACAGAAGGTCCATTGCCGGAGGGTGCTCCACTGGACAAATTGCTCGGTCTCGATTATGAGCAGAGTGGTTCCTTGGCTAAAGGAAATGCCCAGTCTGCAATGCTTCATCTGACACATATGGGTGGAGAAGATTCTAATATCGTGAGAGTGACGTTTACTCCGATTCATCGCCGTGAAGGCGGCATTGCCGGTACGATTGCTGTACTGCAGGATGTAACTGAGCAAGAGAACCTGGAGGAATCACGCCGAGAGTTCGTGGCGAACGTTTCACATGAACTAAGAACACCACTTACAACGATTAAGAGCTATGTGGAAGCACTCGATGATGGAGCGCTTGAGGATCCGCAGTTAGCGGTTCGTTTTGTTGGGGTTATTCGTAACGAAACCGAGCGTATGATTCGTCTGGTTACGGATCTACTGCATCTGTCGCGTCTGGATTCCAAGGAGGCACTTCTCAGAATTCAGCAGACGGATATTACTGAAATGCTAGAGGATGTAGCAGACCGCTTTTCTTTTCAGATTCGGCAGAAGCGGATCGACATTAGTACAAGGGTCCGTAGGGATGTAAGCACAGCATGGCTCGATCGTGATCAAATCGATCAGGTCTTGGGGAATTTGGTCTCCAATGCATTAAAATATACGCCAGAAGGCGGTACGATTGAATTGGAAGCCTTGAAAAGTGAGGATGGAATGCTCTCCATTTCTGTACGTGATTCCGGGATTGGTATTCCGAAAAAAGACATCGAGCGGATCTTTGAACGTTTTTATCGGGTGGATAAGGCGCGTTCACGGAATATGGGAGGCACCGGACTTGGCCTTTCCATTGCCCGGGAAATTGTCAAAGCCCATGGAGGCTCTATTTCCCTGCAATCTGAGCTTAATGAAGGCTCTAAGGTAACCTTTACGCTACCTCTGAATGAGCAAAGGGGGAGTGAGGCATGA